A DNA window from Vigna angularis cultivar LongXiaoDou No.4 chromosome 1, ASM1680809v1, whole genome shotgun sequence contains the following coding sequences:
- the LOC108323847 gene encoding ubiquitin-like modifier-activating enzyme 5: MEVELKQLNADLQFLSQSLPDPSHHALLDKIQLRVEELGKLAAAAPVRRSKVEDMSAEVVDSNPYSRLMALQRMGIVENYERIRDFSVAIVGIGGVGSVAAEMLTRCGIGRLLLYDYDKVELANMNRLFFRPDQVGLTKTDAAVQTLSDINPDVVLESYTLNITTVTGFETFMSSLKKKSFCPNKEGSGVDLVLSCVDNYEARMAVNQACNELSQTWMESGVSEDAVSGHIQLLIPGETACFACAPPLVVASGVDERTLKREGVCAASLPTTMGVVAGLLVQNTLKLLLGFGQVSPYLGYNSLKDFFPTMQMKPNPQCSNVACLKRQEEYMLAKPARDAAAKAKMEAEVLSTEEVPLHDDNEWNISVVDDVELDGPDTRSSDVLPEGLTHELPSADEFHEATPDAPVADNDDLEDLRRQLEAINSA; the protein is encoded by the exons ATGGAGGTCGAACTCAAACAGTTGAACGCCGATCTTCAATTTCTGAGTCAATCGCTTCCCGATCCATCTCACCATGCTTTGCTCGAcaag attCAATTGCGTGTTGAGGAACTTGGCAAGCTTGCAGCGGCTGCACCTGTTCGACGCTCCAAAGTCGAG GATATGAGTGCTGAGGTTGTAGATAGCAATCCTTATAGTCGGCTTATGGCACTTCAGAGAATGGGTATTGTGGAGAACTATGAAAGAATACGCGATTTCTCCGTTGCCATAGTT GGGATAGGTGGTGTAGGAAGTGTTGCAGCTGAGATGCTGACTAGATGCGGCATAGGTCGACTTTTGTTGTATGATTATGACAAAGTGGAGCTTGCAAACATGAATAGGTTGTTCTTTCGTCCAGATCAG GTTGGTTTGACTAAGACAGATGCAGCTGTACAGACTCTTTCAGACATAAACCCTGATGTTGTACTAGAG AGCTATACACTGAATATCACAACCGTCACAGGTTTTGAAACCTTTATGtcaagtttgaaaaaaaaatcattttgccCAAATAAAGAAGGGAGTGGCGTGGATCTGGTTTTAAGTTGTGTGGATAATTACGAAGCAAGAATGGCTGTTAACCAg GCCTGTAATGAATTGAGTCAAACATGGATGGAGTCAG GTGTTTCTGAGGATGCTGTTTCTGGCCATATTCAATTACTTATTCCTGGTGAAACTGCCTGTTTTGCTTGTGCCCCTCCTCTG GTTGTTGCATCTGGGGTAGATGAACGCACACTCAAGCGTGAAGGGGTCTGTGCTGCCTCTTTACCCACCACTATG GGGGTTGTTGCTGGCCTTCTAGTCCAAAACACACTAAAATTATTGTTAGGCTTTGGACAAGTCTCTCCATATTTG GGATATAATTCTCTAAAGGATTTTTTTCCAACTATGCAAATGAAGCCAAACCCTCAATGTTCAAATGTTGCTTGCTTGAAAAGACAG GAAGAATACATGCTTGCAAAACCAGCAAGAGATGCTGCAGCCAAAGCAAAAATGGAAGCTGAAGTACTATCAACTGAGGAAGTGCCACTTCACGACGATAATGAATGGAATATAAG TGTTGTTGATGATGTTGAGCTGGATGGTCCGGATACCAGAAGTTCag ATGTTCTGCCGGAAGGTCTCACACATGAACTTCCTAGTGCAGACGAGTTTCATGAGGCAACTCCTGACGCTCCAGTAGCTGACAATGACGACCTTGAAGATCTTCGTAGGCAACTTGAAGCCATTAATTCTGCATAG
- the LOC108337917 gene encoding uncharacterized protein LOC108337917 codes for MNYREATLVATATVIGAMASAVALRFFCRSQARVKSSQNGTVSFPPDPFDPSKRKGYLSWDDYFMAIAFLSAERSKDPNRQVGACLVSQDGIILGIGYNGFPRGCSDDKLPWAKKSRTGNPLETKYPYVCHAEINAILNTNHASAAGQRLYVTMFPCNECAKIIIQSGVSEVIYFVEKKLENSAMAYIASHKLLSLAGVKVRKHQPLMNGIHLKFEEN; via the exons ATGAACTATCGCGAAGCTACTTTGGTTGCCACGGCAACTGTGATTGGCGCCATGGCCTCTGCAGTTGCTCTCCGCTTCTTCTGCCGCTCTCAAGCCCGTGTCAAATCATCCCAAAACGGCACGGTTTCCTTTCCTCCGGACCCTTTCGACCCTTCGAAGAGAAAAGG ATATTTATCGTGGGATGACTATTTTATGGCAATTGCATTTTTGTCAGCTGAGAGGTCCAAAGATCCTAACAGGCAG GTTGGCGCTTGTTTGGTGAGTCAAGATGGTATAATTCTTG GAATTGGTTATAATGGGTTTCCAAGGGGTTGTTCTGATGACAAGCTACCCTGGGCAAAG AAATCCAGGACTGGGAATCCTTTGGAGACAAAGTACCC TTATGTTTGTCATGCAGAAATAAATGCTATTCTTAACACAAATCACGCCTCTGCTGCTGGACAA CGGCTATACGTGACCATGTTTCCCTGCAATGAATGTGCAAAGATCATAATCCAG TCAGGAGTTTCGgaagtaatttattttgtggagaagaaattagaaaattCAGCTATGGCATATATAGCCTCTCACAAACTACTTTCATTAGCTGGTGTAAAG GTGAGGAAACATCAACCACTGATGAATGGAATTCATCTGAAGTTTGAGGAGAACTAG
- the LOC108340281 gene encoding zinc finger protein SHOOT GRAVITROPISM 5, which yields MEDEVNRELDLLPPSRSDSSLLRLRSAVSSSSTTDCGGAPSLDLQLSISVRPPAAMLMCDGVDALKWQAAEQIRLAALEKAYAERMRELTRREMEMAQTEFARARQMWERAREEVERAERIKERATRQVDSTCMEITCHSCRQRFRPA from the coding sequence ATGGAAGACGAAGTTAACAGAGAACTCGACCTTCTCCCACCGTCGCGCTCCGATTCCTCTCTCCTCCGCCTGCGCTCGGCGGtgtcctcctcctccaccacagACTGCGGTGGCGCCCCGTCGCTGGACCTGCAGCTGTCGATCAGCGTGCGTCCGCCGGCGGCGATGCTGATGTGCGACGGCGTGGATGCGCTGAAGTGGCAGGCCGCGGAGCAAATCCGGCTGGCGGCGTTGGAGAAAGCGTACGCGGAGCGTATGCGGGAACTGACGCGGCGCGAGATGGAGATGGCGCAGACGGAGTTCGCACGTGCGCGGCAAATGTGGGAGCGTGCGAGGGAGGAGGTAGAGCGAGCTGAGAGGATCAAGGAACGCGCGACCAGACAGGTGGATTCGACGTGCATGGAGATCACTTGCCATTCCTGTAGGCAAAGGTTCAGGCCCGCTTGA
- the LOC108336637 gene encoding glucuronoxylan 4-O-methyltransferase 2, producing the protein MPPDVLHFRPLLSPLVQFSPSLTSRAQENHIFCVHKYWQGRKGMNLTKKKLIPILVLILSIISVLRLLSLNVKTSPFSTGISALFPPPQHNCSSSPLSTCNKIASHTPNTTTTLTEKEFRVLSDLVALKSPCNLLIFGFQPQYLTLSNMNAAGSTIFLDDDPDKISKVRINSNNTEIYRFESNMPTKAGYKLLKHARQNPAACVPNPRLLQKSKCKLALKNLPLQVYEKNWDVMVVDGPIGDSPESPGRMGSIYTTSVLARAGNTSDVIVHDVDRIIEKWFSWEFLCDENLLYSKGKLWHFRIRGLSNSTRFCPVEAGI; encoded by the coding sequence atgCCCCCTGATGTACTTCATTTTCGTCCTCTCCTATCACCTCTGGTTCAATTTTCTCCTTCACTCACATCTCGAGCacaagaaaatcatattttctgTGTTCACAAATACTGGCAAGGAAGGAAAGGGATGAATCTTACCAAAAAGAAACTCATCCCCATCCTTGTTTTGATCCTTTCAATCATATCAGTCCTCAGACTTCTGAGCCTCAATGTCAAGACTTCACCCTTTTCAACTGGGATATCTGCTTTGTTTCCACCTCCTCAACACAATTGTTCTTCTTCACCTTTGTCCACCTGCAACAAAATTGCATCACATACTCCCAACACCACAACCACCCTGACCGAGAAAGAATTCAGAGTTCTTTCAGATCTCGTTGCTCTTAAATCCCCATGCAACCTTCTTATATTTGGATTTCAACCCCAGTACCTCACCCTCTCAAACATGAATGCTGCTGGTAGCACCATCTTTCTTGATGATGACCCTGATAAAATAAGCAAGGTAAGAATAAACTCCAACAACACTGAAATATACAGATTTGAGTCTAACATGCCAACAAAAGCAGGTTACAAACTGCTCAAGCACGCAAGGCAGAACCCGGCTGCATGTGTACCAAATCCTAGACTCCTTCAAAAATCAAAATGCAAGCTTGCATTGAAAAACTTACCATTACAGGTGTATGAAAAGAACTGGGATGTCATGGTGGTAGATGGACCCATTGGGGATTCACCAGAATCACCAGGCAGAATGGGGTCCATTTACACCACTAGTGTACTGGCAAGAGCAGGGAATACTTCAGATGTAATAGTACATGATGTAGATCGTATCATAGAGAAATGGTTTTCATGGGAGTTCTTGTGTGATGAGAATTTGTTGTATTCTAAAGGGAAGTTATGGCATTTCAGAATCAGAGGTCTCTCAAATTCCACAAGATTCTGCCCTGTTGAGGCAGGGATATAG